One genomic segment of Bradyrhizobium prioriisuperbiae includes these proteins:
- a CDS encoding efflux transporter outer membrane subunit — MRFFGATALCLLLTGCAVGLDFVTPAAPEVSRYTREPLASPMVAADGPAIAPQRFADGADIASRWWSAFRSRPLNDLIRMSVEQNPSLQAAEAAIKVAHYNALAQRGLFLPQLGAGYTGADQQFATTPSQSPDRFTLHTAQLTVSFVPDVWGQNRRNVESLDAVTEQQQFQLEAAYLTLTANVVTAAVQEASLRGQIAAAQRIVKIGRDILGILKSQHAAGQAAEVDVLTQQATLAQAEQTLPPLQKQLAVQRNLLTALAGRVSADEILQTFDLASLRLPANLPVSLPSTMVRQRPDVRAAEANLHSASALVGVAIAARLPNITLSANPGVSAASFAAMFTPGTAFYTVAASATQTVFDGLTLYHKQKAAEAALEQADALYRQAVITAMQNVADALRALQADARGVQAAIKAETAAKASLDIVQKQLVLGQINQVTVLTAQQTYFNASIARVQAEATRLADTAALFMALGGGWPADCPSTDWRKCVFEPAALREAAAKAEGR; from the coding sequence ATGCGTTTCTTCGGTGCGACAGCGCTATGCTTGCTGCTCACGGGCTGTGCGGTCGGGCTGGACTTTGTCACGCCCGCGGCGCCGGAGGTGAGCCGTTACACCCGCGAACCGCTGGCCTCACCGATGGTGGCAGCGGATGGACCGGCCATCGCGCCGCAGCGTTTTGCCGATGGTGCTGATATCGCCAGCCGCTGGTGGAGCGCGTTCCGCTCGCGTCCACTGAACGATCTGATCCGGATGTCGGTCGAGCAGAATCCGTCGCTGCAGGCAGCGGAGGCGGCGATCAAGGTCGCGCACTACAACGCGCTCGCGCAGCGCGGTCTGTTTCTGCCGCAACTGGGCGCAGGCTACACTGGGGCCGACCAGCAGTTTGCCACCACCCCCAGCCAGTCGCCGGATCGCTTCACTCTGCACACCGCGCAGCTCACCGTCAGCTTCGTGCCGGATGTCTGGGGCCAGAACCGCCGCAATGTCGAAAGCCTCGATGCGGTGACGGAGCAGCAGCAGTTTCAGCTGGAGGCCGCATATCTGACGCTGACCGCCAATGTGGTGACGGCCGCGGTTCAGGAGGCCTCGCTGCGTGGGCAGATCGCCGCTGCGCAGCGTATCGTCAAGATCGGGCGCGATATCCTCGGCATATTGAAGAGCCAGCACGCCGCCGGCCAGGCCGCCGAGGTCGACGTGCTGACCCAGCAGGCCACGCTCGCCCAGGCCGAACAGACGCTGCCGCCGCTGCAGAAGCAGCTCGCCGTGCAGCGCAATCTTCTGACCGCGCTTGCCGGCCGCGTCTCCGCCGACGAAATTCTGCAGACATTCGATCTCGCCAGTCTTCGTCTGCCCGCGAACCTGCCCGTGAGCCTTCCCAGCACCATGGTGCGGCAGCGTCCGGACGTGCGGGCGGCCGAAGCCAACCTGCATTCGGCGAGCGCGCTGGTCGGGGTCGCGATTGCGGCACGGCTGCCGAACATCACGCTGTCGGCCAATCCCGGCGTGAGCGCGGCGTCGTTCGCGGCGATGTTCACGCCGGGCACCGCGTTCTACACCGTTGCCGCCAGCGCCACGCAGACGGTGTTCGACGGTCTCACGCTCTATCACAAGCAGAAGGCCGCGGAGGCCGCGCTGGAACAGGCCGATGCGCTGTATCGCCAGGCGGTGATCACGGCGATGCAGAACGTTGCCGATGCACTGCGGGCCTTGCAGGCGGATGCGCGCGGGGTGCAGGCCGCGATCAAGGCCGAGACCGCCGCCAAGGCAAGTCTCGACATCGTCCAGAAGCAACTCGTGCTCGGGCAGATCAATCAGGTTACCGTGCTGACCGCGCAGCAGACCTATTTCAATGCGTCCATCGCACGCGTGCAGGCGGAGGCCACCCGGTTGGCGGACACGGCGGCGCTGTTCATGGCGCTCGGCGGCGGCTGGCCCGCCGATTGCCCGAGCACCGACTGGCGCAAGTGTGTGTTCGAACCGGCCGCCCTGCGCGAGGCGGCGGCCAAAGCGGAGGGACGGTAA
- a CDS encoding diguanylate cyclase has protein sequence MVRFRREPGHMPLPLLAAGFVALACVAILVLSGWREWESRSAALSNAETDMANLARSLTQHVDDTFEIADNTLTVLVNQLELEGAGPAAMAKVQIFLKRRNPSSRVRGVFVYDDSGRWLATTEQVDNIAALNNSDRDYFKAHRASAARGTLIGRPVNSRSGGQWIVTASRRFNHPDGSFAGVALVTIDVDYFAQFYRQFDIGPNGSVALLSADGIILARSADNGSYVGRDMSGTPLFRDLKSRAAAGTYYFTSSLDGLKRLSFYRLSSRYPIMVLATQAEGDVLASWRREALTHLAVDATLVMLIALTGFVLVRQLLQRQQMAVALSAKEADFRLLAEQSSDMVMRIGLEETILYASPSCARVIGWEPAQLTGTPALGGVNAADLPRVRGTVSELKSGAFEEARVIYRTRHREKGEIWIESALRVTRAADTGIVNGVVAISRDMTEHKDLEDKLAALATLDGLTGIANRRHLDERLAEEWARARREGTALSLLMIDIDHFKSFNDQYGHQAGDDCLRAVARVLQAHARRPGDLAARYGGEEFVLLMPGTEADGCVLVGDDIREALHALAIPHAKNLPARRVSASLGGATNMPAASTECASLIEAADRALYAAKDQGRNRMVMSGQVIAWPGSRSA, from the coding sequence ATGGTCCGCTTCCGTCGCGAACCCGGCCACATGCCTCTCCCGCTGCTTGCCGCGGGCTTCGTCGCGCTGGCCTGCGTCGCCATCCTGGTGCTGAGCGGCTGGCGAGAATGGGAATCTCGCAGCGCCGCCCTGAGCAATGCCGAAACCGACATGGCAAATCTCGCGCGCTCGCTGACGCAGCACGTCGACGACACCTTCGAGATCGCCGACAACACGCTGACGGTGCTGGTCAACCAGCTCGAGCTCGAAGGCGCGGGACCCGCGGCGATGGCCAAGGTCCAGATATTTCTCAAGCGGCGCAATCCATCAAGCCGCGTGCGCGGCGTCTTCGTCTATGACGACAGCGGCCGCTGGCTCGCCACCACCGAACAGGTCGACAACATCGCGGCGCTGAACAACAGCGACCGCGATTACTTCAAGGCGCACCGCGCCTCGGCGGCGCGCGGCACCCTGATCGGCCGCCCGGTGAACAGCCGGTCCGGCGGCCAGTGGATCGTCACCGCGTCGCGCCGCTTCAACCATCCCGACGGCAGCTTCGCGGGCGTCGCGCTTGTCACCATCGATGTCGACTACTTCGCGCAATTCTACCGGCAGTTCGACATCGGGCCGAACGGCTCGGTGGCGCTGCTGTCAGCCGACGGCATTATTCTGGCCCGCAGCGCCGACAATGGCAGCTATGTCGGCCGCGACATGTCCGGGACGCCGCTGTTCCGCGACCTGAAGAGCCGGGCCGCTGCGGGCACCTACTATTTCACCTCGTCGCTCGACGGGCTCAAACGATTGAGCTTCTACCGGCTGAGCAGCCGCTACCCGATCATGGTGCTGGCGACGCAGGCCGAGGGCGACGTGCTGGCAAGCTGGCGACGCGAGGCACTGACCCACCTCGCGGTAGACGCGACCCTCGTGATGCTGATCGCGCTGACCGGTTTCGTGCTGGTGCGCCAGTTGCTGCAGCGGCAGCAGATGGCCGTGGCTCTCAGCGCCAAGGAAGCCGATTTCCGCCTGCTGGCCGAGCAGTCCAGCGACATGGTGATGCGCATCGGCCTCGAGGAGACCATTCTCTATGCCTCGCCATCCTGCGCACGGGTGATCGGCTGGGAGCCGGCGCAACTGACCGGCACGCCGGCACTCGGTGGCGTCAATGCCGCAGACCTGCCTCGCGTGCGCGGCACGGTCTCCGAACTGAAGAGCGGCGCCTTCGAAGAGGCGCGCGTCATCTATCGGACCCGCCACCGCGAAAAGGGCGAAATCTGGATCGAGAGCGCGCTGCGCGTCACCCGCGCCGCCGACACCGGCATCGTGAACGGCGTGGTCGCGATCTCGCGCGACATGACCGAGCACAAGGATCTGGAGGACAAGCTCGCGGCACTCGCAACCCTCGACGGCCTGACCGGCATCGCCAACCGCCGCCACCTCGACGAGCGGCTGGCGGAGGAATGGGCGCGAGCGCGGCGCGAGGGCACGGCGCTGTCGCTGCTGATGATCGATATCGACCATTTCAAGTCGTTCAACGATCAGTACGGCCATCAGGCCGGCGACGATTGCCTGCGGGCGGTGGCGCGGGTGCTTCAAGCCCATGCCCGGCGGCCGGGCGATCTTGCCGCCCGTTATGGCGGCGAGGAATTCGTGCTGCTGATGCCCGGCACCGAGGCGGACGGCTGCGTGCTGGTCGGTGACGACATCCGCGAAGCATTGCACGCGCTGGCGATTCCGCACGCCAAGAACCTGCCGGCGCGCCGCGTTTCCGCGAGCCTCGGCGGCGCCACCAACATGCCTGCGGCCAGCACCGAGTGCGCATCGCTGATCGAGGCCGCCGACCGCGCGCTCTACGCAGCCAAGGACCAGGGCCGCAACCGTATGGTGATGTCCGGGCAGGTCATCGCATGGCCGGGCTCGCGCAGCGCGTGA
- a CDS encoding glutathione S-transferase family protein, whose protein sequence is MLRLLGRTSSINVRKVLWTLAELNVPFDHEADWATPERPATSPEFLALNPNGLVPVLIDAHGVLTESNTICRYLAARHSRTDLLPRAPEQRARIEMWMDWQATELNPAWRAAFLGLVRRDPAFDPAAIEASSTAWSAKMHILDRQLATTQAYVAGDMFTVADIVLGLSVHRYFATPLAHAALPAVRGYVTRLNERDGFRRLASAQYP, encoded by the coding sequence ATGCTGCGACTGCTGGGCCGGACCTCGTCGATCAATGTCCGCAAGGTGCTGTGGACACTCGCCGAGCTGAATGTGCCGTTCGACCACGAGGCGGACTGGGCGACGCCGGAACGGCCGGCCACCTCGCCCGAGTTTCTCGCGCTCAATCCCAACGGCCTCGTGCCCGTGCTGATCGACGCGCACGGCGTGCTCACGGAATCCAACACCATCTGCCGCTATCTCGCAGCACGGCACAGTCGCACCGACCTGCTGCCGCGTGCGCCGGAGCAGCGCGCACGCATCGAGATGTGGATGGACTGGCAGGCGACCGAGCTCAACCCGGCCTGGCGCGCGGCCTTTCTCGGACTGGTGCGACGGGATCCAGCGTTCGATCCGGCCGCCATCGAGGCCAGCAGCACCGCGTGGAGCGCGAAGATGCACATCCTCGACCGGCAGCTTGCGACCACGCAGGCCTATGTCGCGGGTGATATGTTCACCGTTGCCGACATCGTGTTGGGGCTCTCGGTGCATCGCTATTTCGCCACGCCGCTGGCACACGCCGCCCTGCCCGCGGTGCGCGGTTATGTGACGCGGCTGAACGAACGCGACGGTTTTCGCCGGCTGGCGTCGGCGCAATACCCGTAA
- a CDS encoding transcriptional regulator → MARLSEFLEQDITAATISRMEQKGIVMQLSRGLYQLPDAQLDADHSLAVAAKLVPNGVICLDSALAFHGLTDRIPASVWVGIGARDWRPKIVRPRIQTVRFGPKVFDRGVQTHVIERVPVRIYSPAKTIVDLFRHGQRQKVWYDSQSGLTDAVQGMKEALRLRKATPAEIAQFAMEAGVWDKVVQPRLEVLTVDA, encoded by the coding sequence ATGGCGCGGCTGTCTGAATTTCTTGAGCAGGACATCACGGCCGCAACCATCTCTCGTATGGAGCAGAAAGGGATTGTCATGCAGCTGAGCCGAGGCCTCTATCAGCTTCCCGATGCTCAGCTCGATGCCGATCACTCGCTTGCAGTCGCCGCGAAGCTCGTACCAAACGGTGTAATCTGCCTCGACTCCGCACTTGCCTTTCATGGACTGACAGATCGTATTCCGGCGTCTGTGTGGGTGGGTATCGGCGCCAGGGATTGGCGCCCCAAAATCGTGCGTCCTCGAATCCAGACCGTTCGGTTTGGACCGAAGGTGTTCGACAGGGGAGTTCAAACACACGTCATCGAGCGCGTGCCGGTTCGCATTTATTCGCCTGCCAAGACCATCGTCGATCTTTTCCGGCACGGTCAGCGTCAAAAGGTTTGGTATGATTCGCAGTCAGGCCTTACCGACGCCGTTCAAGGCATGAAAGAAGCCCTGCGACTTCGAAAGGCTACGCCCGCCGAGATCGCACAATTTGCGATGGAGGCGGGAGTTTGGGACAAGGTCGTTCAGCCTCGCCTGGAAGTGTTGACCGTGGATGCGTAA
- a CDS encoding nucleotidyl transferase AbiEii/AbiGii toxin family protein, which translates to MRKSLKNVGASVRARLLKLANEREQPFDLLLTRYALERLLYRLSTSKYRERFVLKGAMLMMNWMDDPYRPTRDLDLLGFGDSDPDTIVKVFRDLCAIKVDDAVTFDIDGMSVDRIREAAEYGGLRIKTIATVDGAKVRVLIDIGFGDAIEPGLIEIELSVLLDQPKPRLRAYSYETVIAEKFQAMVVLGRANTRMKDFYDIWILARSYDLDRDRLARAIAATFARRNTTIPVERPDALTSAFAADQSKQQQWAGFLRDVAVKPGTLAEVVEDLAALLMLHATEARLRQSRMNK; encoded by the coding sequence ATGCGTAAGTCGCTCAAAAATGTTGGCGCATCCGTCAGGGCGCGTCTGCTCAAGCTGGCGAACGAACGCGAGCAGCCTTTCGATCTGCTGCTGACGCGTTACGCGCTGGAACGACTTCTGTATCGGCTGAGCACAAGCAAATACCGGGAGCGTTTCGTCCTCAAGGGCGCGATGCTCATGATGAACTGGATGGACGACCCATATCGTCCGACGCGGGATCTTGACCTGCTTGGATTCGGCGATTCCGATCCCGATACAATCGTGAAAGTGTTCCGCGACCTTTGCGCGATCAAGGTTGATGACGCGGTCACCTTTGATATCGACGGAATGTCTGTTGATCGGATTCGCGAAGCCGCGGAGTACGGTGGCCTACGGATCAAAACCATCGCCACGGTGGACGGCGCCAAGGTGAGGGTGCTTATTGATATCGGCTTTGGTGATGCTATCGAGCCCGGCCTCATCGAGATCGAATTGTCGGTGCTGCTGGATCAACCCAAGCCACGCCTTCGCGCCTATTCATATGAAACCGTCATCGCTGAAAAATTCCAGGCGATGGTGGTGCTTGGACGCGCCAACACCCGAATGAAGGATTTTTACGATATCTGGATTTTGGCACGATCGTATGATCTTGATAGAGATAGATTGGCGAGGGCGATTGCCGCGACTTTCGCACGCCGCAACACCACAATTCCGGTCGAGCGACCCGACGCCCTCACCTCCGCTTTTGCCGCCGACCAGAGCAAGCAGCAGCAGTGGGCAGGTTTTCTAAGGGATGTCGCCGTCAAGCCAGGGACGCTCGCTGAGGTGGTTGAGGATCTTGCAGCCCTGCTTATGCTACATGCGACCGAAGCGCGGCTGCGGCAAAGCCGAATGAATAAATAA
- a CDS encoding LysR family transcriptional regulator, with amino-acid sequence MDVLVNLQAFLATADAGGFSAAARKLNVSTSVMTKRVTQLEQRIGARLFHRSTRQLRLTQAGQQYVHRARGVVADATDLLARMGEKDRDLADHLRVKAPTSLTVARLAEPFSRFQAQNPRLKLEIVLIDRPVDPVAEGFDIAISAFPHSFGGVIDEPLCKLPRLLCASPSYLRKHGTPDHPRDLLKYRCLSFLPTGPEWIFDGPRGRITVQVRPILSSNEGQVLARSAIVGNGIVLTSRYLVEDALRTGALRPLLQDFPIPELWIKAAVPERRISAAAVQAMLRMLKTTLAT; translated from the coding sequence ATGGACGTCCTCGTCAACCTTCAGGCTTTTCTAGCCACCGCCGATGCCGGCGGTTTCTCCGCCGCCGCACGCAAACTCAACGTATCGACCTCGGTCATGACCAAGCGGGTCACGCAACTGGAGCAGCGCATCGGCGCACGGCTGTTTCATCGCTCGACGCGTCAACTTCGCCTCACGCAGGCGGGCCAGCAGTATGTGCATCGCGCCCGCGGCGTGGTCGCCGACGCGACCGATCTTCTTGCACGCATGGGAGAGAAGGATCGCGATCTCGCGGACCATTTGCGCGTCAAGGCGCCGACCTCACTGACGGTGGCACGGCTCGCCGAACCGTTCAGCCGGTTCCAGGCGCAAAATCCGAGGTTGAAGCTCGAGATCGTGCTGATCGACCGACCCGTCGATCCCGTCGCCGAGGGATTCGATATCGCGATCAGCGCCTTTCCGCATTCCTTCGGCGGCGTCATCGACGAACCGCTGTGCAAGCTTCCGAGGCTGCTGTGCGCGTCACCGAGCTATCTTCGCAAGCACGGCACACCCGATCATCCGCGCGACCTTCTGAAGTACCGCTGCCTGAGCTTTCTTCCAACCGGACCCGAGTGGATATTCGACGGACCGCGCGGCCGCATCACCGTTCAGGTGCGGCCGATCCTCAGCTCCAACGAGGGACAGGTGTTGGCGCGAAGCGCTATCGTCGGCAACGGCATCGTTTTGACATCCCGGTATCTCGTGGAGGACGCGTTGCGAACCGGAGCGTTGCGCCCGCTCCTGCAGGATTTTCCCATCCCCGAACTCTGGATCAAGGCGGCCGTGCCCGAGCGCCGGATCAGCGCAGCCGCCGTCCAGGCGATGCTGCGCATGCTCAAAACGACGTTGGCAACCTGA
- a CDS encoding FAD-dependent oxidoreductase: MRINMIEEPARHVPVYGEFDVVVLGGGPAGIAAAVAAGRAGAATLLIERYGFLGGMGTAAGVTNFCGLHANRFGDISQVVHGIADDLLEGLARLDGLKAPHTIFGKIQAQAYDTAAYKIAADQLLLDAEVKILFHAVGAGVLMSTGSTIDALFVETKSGRRAIRSRVFIDASGDGDLAAWAGAPYELGDGAGSMMFPSTMFRINDVARTAAAAKAWEPIAGMMEQATRETGRRFPRKTPIIRPQHHEIEWRANITQVANADGTAVDGTDADQLSYGEIEGRRQVRETFEFLRQSVPAFADAYIVDLPPQLGIRETRRIVGDYQLSEDDVLQCSSFADTIGVNGWPVEDHVAGDIIFRWPDIPGSRGFNHLPFRMLLPQKVDNLLMAGRCASMTHGGQSAARVSGACFVMGEAAGTAAAMVAGGNGECRSIDIGALQAALVRNGVYLGTDM, translated from the coding sequence ATGCGGATCAACATGATCGAAGAACCGGCGCGGCACGTGCCGGTCTATGGCGAATTCGATGTCGTGGTGCTCGGCGGCGGGCCCGCCGGCATCGCGGCCGCCGTCGCCGCCGGCAGAGCGGGCGCCGCGACCCTGCTGATCGAGCGTTATGGCTTTCTCGGCGGCATGGGCACCGCGGCAGGTGTCACCAATTTCTGCGGACTGCACGCCAATCGCTTCGGCGACATCAGTCAGGTGGTCCACGGCATCGCCGACGATCTGCTCGAGGGGCTGGCACGTCTTGACGGCCTGAAGGCGCCGCATACGATTTTCGGCAAGATCCAGGCGCAGGCCTACGATACCGCGGCCTACAAGATCGCCGCGGATCAGCTGTTGCTCGATGCCGAAGTGAAAATCCTGTTTCATGCGGTCGGCGCCGGCGTCCTGATGAGCACCGGCTCGACGATCGATGCGTTGTTCGTCGAAACCAAGTCCGGGCGCCGCGCGATTCGCAGCCGCGTCTTCATCGACGCCTCCGGCGACGGCGATCTCGCCGCATGGGCGGGCGCACCCTATGAACTCGGTGACGGCGCCGGATCGATGATGTTTCCCTCGACCATGTTCCGCATCAACGATGTCGCGCGGACCGCAGCGGCGGCGAAGGCATGGGAGCCGATCGCCGGGATGATGGAACAGGCGACGCGCGAAACCGGAAGGAGGTTTCCGCGGAAGACGCCGATCATTCGTCCGCAACATCATGAGATCGAGTGGCGCGCGAATATCACGCAGGTCGCCAACGCGGACGGCACTGCGGTCGACGGCACCGATGCCGATCAGCTCAGTTATGGCGAGATCGAAGGCCGTCGCCAGGTCAGGGAGACCTTCGAATTTCTGCGACAGTCCGTGCCGGCGTTCGCCGACGCCTATATCGTCGACCTGCCGCCGCAACTGGGGATTCGCGAGACACGCCGGATCGTCGGCGATTACCAGCTCAGCGAAGACGATGTGCTCCAGTGTTCGAGTTTTGCCGACACCATCGGCGTGAACGGCTGGCCCGTGGAGGATCACGTGGCCGGCGACATCATTTTCCGCTGGCCCGATATTCCCGGCAGCCGCGGCTTTAATCATCTGCCATTCCGGATGCTGCTGCCGCAGAAGGTCGACAACCTGTTGATGGCCGGCCGCTGTGCATCGATGACCCATGGCGGGCAGTCTGCAGCCCGGGTCTCAGGCGCCTGTTTTGTCATGGGCGAGGCGGCCGGCACGGCCGCGGCGATGGTTGCCGGCGGTAACGGCGAGTGCCGAAGCATCGATATCGGTGCGCTCCAGGCGGCGCTCGTGCGCAACGGGGTCTATCTCGGCACCGACATGTAA
- a CDS encoding MFS transporter has protein sequence MLAGAIIPLGVFTFLFSFSTSVAIGLVLQALMGLAADADYSACVKLITAWFGKRSRGFAMGLFLTASSLGVLVTNAIVPTVLQAMSWSAVYQILGIVTVLIGLVSFAMLRDSPNTRVCAATAPPDLKALFDNRDLMCLALAGFGAFWGTWGFAFWANALMIRGHSLSPVSAGFIVALVGAGAIAGKPLVGLISDWSGGIRKIPIIVCLLGFCALLLVFGTLTSEFQFRLAAPLLGVAAFVYSPLMGAMVAEVAGLRRAGAATGVTAALWQLGSVVVPVVVGLVYQATTSFPTAFVTLAAGPLLGAVCMLFVREGRGPTGEDTRP, from the coding sequence ATGCTGGCCGGCGCCATTATCCCGCTCGGCGTCTTCACATTTCTCTTCAGCTTCTCCACGTCGGTGGCCATCGGACTCGTGCTCCAGGCCCTGATGGGTCTTGCGGCCGACGCCGACTATTCGGCATGCGTCAAGCTGATTACGGCCTGGTTCGGAAAACGCAGCCGCGGCTTTGCCATGGGGCTGTTCCTGACGGCGTCGTCGCTCGGTGTTCTCGTGACCAATGCCATTGTGCCGACCGTGCTGCAGGCCATGTCATGGAGTGCGGTGTATCAGATCCTCGGGATCGTCACCGTGCTGATCGGCCTGGTGTCTTTTGCGATGCTGCGGGACAGTCCGAATACCCGGGTTTGCGCGGCGACAGCGCCTCCGGATCTCAAAGCTCTGTTCGACAATCGCGATCTGATGTGTCTCGCTTTGGCCGGGTTTGGTGCGTTCTGGGGGACCTGGGGCTTTGCATTCTGGGCCAATGCGCTGATGATCCGCGGCCATAGCCTTTCCCCGGTCAGCGCGGGCTTCATCGTTGCATTGGTCGGGGCTGGTGCGATCGCGGGCAAGCCGCTGGTCGGCCTGATCTCCGACTGGTCCGGCGGGATTCGAAAAATCCCGATCATCGTCTGCCTGCTCGGCTTCTGTGCGCTGCTGCTCGTGTTCGGAACACTGACGAGCGAATTCCAGTTCAGGCTTGCCGCTCCGCTGCTGGGCGTCGCCGCGTTCGTCTACAGCCCCTTGATGGGGGCAATGGTCGCGGAGGTCGCGGGCCTGCGGCGAGCGGGGGCCGCAACCGGCGTGACCGCCGCGCTGTGGCAGTTGGGCAGTGTGGTCGTGCCTGTCGTTGTCGGTCTGGTGTATCAGGCAACCACGTCGTTCCCCACGGCATTCGTGACGCTGGCCGCGGGTCCCTTGCTGGGAGCGGTCTGCATGCTGTTCGTTCGCGAGGGGCGAGGGCCAACTGGCGAGGACACGCGGCCGTGA
- a CDS encoding crotonase/enoyl-CoA hydratase family protein: protein MTVRIEKSGAVTTIINDRIEARNAGDPETADALVDAFLAFDADPDARVAVFWGAGGAFCAGWDLKYAATLADRDRFQSDIVEGLAFPQGSAPAPRGPLGPSRLELSKPVIGAIEGPAVAGGMELALWCDVRVMAATAYFGVYCRRWGIPLLDGGTVRLPRLVGVGRAMEIILTGRKVDADEALRIGLCEKVVPTGGARAAAEEMAQLIASFPQAAVHADRRNVYETHGLGIRDALKREWANGLEAHHKEGAAGAARFARGQGRHGSFTDIA from the coding sequence ATGACCGTTCGGATCGAGAAATCCGGTGCCGTGACCACGATCATCAACGATCGCATCGAAGCCCGGAACGCCGGCGATCCGGAAACGGCGGATGCGCTTGTCGATGCTTTCCTGGCCTTCGACGCCGACCCTGACGCCCGCGTTGCGGTGTTCTGGGGCGCGGGCGGCGCCTTCTGCGCCGGCTGGGATCTGAAATACGCAGCCACGCTCGCCGACCGCGATCGTTTCCAATCCGACATCGTCGAAGGGCTCGCCTTCCCGCAGGGATCGGCCCCCGCGCCACGCGGGCCTCTCGGCCCCTCGCGGCTGGAATTATCCAAACCCGTGATCGGCGCGATCGAGGGACCGGCAGTCGCCGGCGGCATGGAGCTTGCGCTGTGGTGCGACGTGCGCGTGATGGCCGCAACAGCCTATTTCGGCGTCTACTGCAGACGATGGGGCATTCCGCTGCTCGACGGCGGCACCGTGCGGCTGCCACGCCTGGTTGGCGTCGGGCGCGCGATGGAGATCATCCTGACCGGCCGCAAGGTCGACGCCGACGAAGCCTTGCGGATCGGGCTTTGCGAAAAGGTGGTGCCGACCGGCGGCGCCCGGGCTGCCGCGGAGGAGATGGCGCAGCTGATCGCGTCATTCCCGCAGGCCGCCGTCCATGCAGATCGCCGCAACGTCTATGAGACCCATGGTCTCGGCATCCGGGACGCCCTGAAGCGTGAATGGGCCAATGGACTGGAGGCGCATCACAAGGAAGGCGCGGCAGGCGCGGCCCGGTTTGCCCGCGGCCAGGGCCGGCATGGGTCGTTCACGGACATCGCGTGA
- a CDS encoding TetR/AcrR family transcriptional regulator has product MGNADVTSGTPRNAPRNTPRKAAVDAFKRQLIRDAAREVFLRRGLAETTLREIAKAAGSTTGAIYAQYASKEEVYGDILRQSLAELRETMQRARPAAAKTDSTARMLRAILHYYEERTAEFELGFYLKSGAARVGLGRDLDRELNAALKAVFDLVAQALIDDRRCAQKLAERRSVLLVTTVFGILLMDKTGRLATLRQEARILLEDQISAL; this is encoded by the coding sequence ATGGGGAACGCAGACGTCACAAGCGGCACGCCAAGGAACGCACCAAGGAACACACCAAGGAAAGCGGCGGTCGACGCCTTCAAGCGTCAACTGATCCGGGATGCCGCCCGGGAAGTCTTTCTCAGGCGGGGGCTTGCGGAGACCACCCTGCGCGAAATCGCGAAAGCCGCCGGCAGCACCACCGGCGCGATCTACGCGCAATACGCCAGCAAGGAAGAGGTTTACGGCGACATCTTGCGCCAGTCGCTGGCGGAATTGCGCGAGACCATGCAACGGGCGCGGCCCGCGGCGGCAAAAACCGACAGCACCGCGCGGATGCTGCGCGCGATCCTGCATTATTACGAAGAGCGCACGGCGGAGTTTGAACTGGGGTTCTATCTCAAGTCGGGCGCCGCGCGTGTCGGTCTCGGACGCGACCTTGATCGTGAACTCAACGCAGCCCTCAAGGCGGTGTTCGATCTCGTCGCCCAGGCCCTGATCGACGACCGCCGCTGCGCCCAGAAGCTGGCCGAGCGCCGGTCCGTCCTGCTCGTGACCACCGTCTTCGGCATCCTGCTGATGGACAAGACCGGCCGGCTCGCCACGTTGCGACAGGAGGCGCGGATTCTTCTCGAGGACCAGATATCCGCCCTGTGA